The following DNA comes from Miscanthus floridulus cultivar M001 chromosome 5, ASM1932011v1, whole genome shotgun sequence.
TTTGATGATATGATGGTGAGGAAAGTTTATTATCCACACATGACACATACGCCATGTTTGTTGGTTCGAATTGATGTTTACAACCAATTCAGGGTCTTCAGTGTTTCAATGATATTTGATCTATTCAGGCTGGTGCTTTTGCAGGAATTGTTCGCTCTCTTCGACCCTGTGCATGGTGCTAAAAAACTCCAGCAGCAAAACTTTTCGTCCGAGGAAATCGATATGCTTGAGCAGAACTTCCTGTCTTATTTCTTTCGGGTAAAGGACCTATTCTGGGAGAAATAACTATTGATAGGTTTAACCTCCAAGTGAAGGCTGGAGGCGTGGAGCAGTTTCTTTGTGTTGCATTGAATCAAAACTTATTCTGTAAATGTGCTGTTTAAAGTGTCCTTAATTGAAGTGCAGGTGATGGAAAAGAGCAATTTTAACatagtcaatgacgatgaggttGAACTTGCTCATTCTGGACAATATCTGTTGAATCTTCCCATTAAAGTTGATGAATCAAAGGTGACTGCCTTTTCCCTGCAACATATGTCTTGTCATCTATAATTCACTAAATTTCCGTGTGAAATCCCAATTTGGTTGTTTCCGTGAGCAGTTAGATAACAAGCTTCTGTCGAAGTATTTTAAGGAGCACCATCATGAAAACCTGCCCGACTTCTCAGACAAGGTGATATTTTTTTTATAAGCGACATAGATAAATTTTTCTTTTTGGAAAGTCATCAGTAGATTGTTCCTTTATTCTTTGAGTTACATCATGTTAGTGTCTATTGTAAACAATAAATTTTAGTTTTGCGTGAGCAGTCAAGCAGGCAAACATTCATATTGGTCGGACTCTAATTTAACTGTCTGCTAATCCTTCTTATAGACTTTCATGTCTTGTGAATTGTATCATTATATTTTTGTTTACTGTTTCTCCTTCGAAGTCCATACATGTTCTCTCCTGGTGGCATTGCGTCGTTGCTTAGTATCCCTCAAATGTTTTGATCAATGAATACTTATTTAGCTGACATAATCCTTTATTTGCCAGTATGTTATATTTCGTAGGGGCATTGGATTGGACTGCACTAGCAACTTTTTCTTCATGGAGAAAGTGGACATGATCATAGCTCGTGCATGGCGAAGGTTTCTTGAGAAGACGAGGTATGTTATCTGCGGCACATTTAATGCCCTATGCAGTTGGTCTTTCTCACCCAAAAGGTTACCTATTTTCCATACTGCGATTTCAGACTGCAAAAGCTCTTCTCAAGAAAGAAAAATAGTAAGCCAAAGAAAGATTCCAAGAAGAATGATGATTTAGCTAATGAAATAGAAGACAAGGAGCTTTATGTTGAACGCATACGACTTGAAACAATGGATCTAAGGTTGCTCTCTTCTTTAACCTGTTAAGCCGTCACAATCTCGATCACTTTCTCTCATGGTCTCACAGTTTCCTCTTTGCAGCTTTCGGAATTTATTTGGCATGGTCACAATTCAAGAGCCTACATTTGAAGAGGTGATTGTCTTGTATAGGTAAAGGTTATAAAATGATTTGAGGTTGCAGACAAAATTTTCTGGTCCTGGTTCTGAAACGGATGAATGCATGATTTGTTTGAATTACAGAGTGCACTGATTTGTGATGTATTACTTCAGGAGAAAAAGTCCAAAGGGCCAGGATGATAGAGCAATTCATGTAAAACACTTCAAAAATATCCCAATGGCAGACATGGAGTTGGTTCTGGTTAGCACTAGGAGTTGCCTTTTCTGAAGAAAATTTTCACattcatattttttttcttttactgGAATTATGCTGAAGAAAACTGTAATTATTGCAGCCTGAGAAGAAAAATCCAAGCCTCACACCTATGGACTGGGTTCAATTTATTGTTTCTGTTGTCATTGGACTTGTAAGTGAACTGGAACCAGTTTCATTTGGTTCTGTTGTGACATTTCACCTTCTGATTTACTTGTGTCACATCACATAGGTTACACTCGTCAGTTCACTGGAAATGCCTAAAGCTGATTTCTGGGTTGTAATTGCAATCCTCTCTGCTCTGGCAGGATATTGCGCTAAGATCTATTTCTCGTGAGTGTCTTGGTTGATTTGTTTTTAATCAGTATTTTTTTATTACAAGGACAATAGAAAAAGGCGGAAGGTTTTGTTTGTCACCTTGTAGACATACTCCATAACACTTTCACAAACTGCACAGCTTTTATTCATTAGAATGATATTTCTTATATGTTTTTTTGGCACGTTCCTTATATGGTTGTGTCGGTCATTATGTAAATAAACAGTCATCATGGTTGGCAGTCAGTTAAATGGTTATGTTTTATGCAGGTTTCAACAGAACATGGCAACCTACCAAAACCTAATCACTCAATCAATGTATGACAAACAACTAGATAGTGGGAAAGGTACACTCCTGCACCTCTGTGATGATGTGATTCAACAGGAGGTAGGTCGACACCACCCTGTGTTGTCTTGAGGATcaataaaataaacaagtgttATTTCAAACATTGGAATTCAAAGATTAGCTAACATTTCATTTCCATCCTTGTGGTTTCATTCAGGTCAAGGAGGTCATAATTGCCTACTATATTTTGATGGAAAATGGAAAGGCTACCAGTGATGTATATATATTGTTTTTTCATTTTAAATCTATATAGTATTTATGCACTTGTTCTTGTCGAAGAAATACTAAAATTAATTATTCATGTGCTCCCAATGTGCTAGGATCTTGACTTGCAATGTGAGGAGTTAATCCAGGAAGAGTTTGGCTTGCAATGCAATTTTGAGGTGATGGATGCTGTTCAAAAGCTGGAGAGGCTTGGTATCATTACAAGAGTGAGTTCACTTTTCCCCCCCTCTTGTACCACTTGCCCAAAGCATAGGGACGTTTTCTTACAAATACGGTGCACAGAATCATGATTTTTTCAGAGACACATTTACAGATTCAATAGTTTGCATCTACTGACCATCATGGTGTTACTTGCTTGTTCTCTGCTTATTTTTTTCTCCGCAACATTGAAGTATGTTTTGCATCCGATTCTATTGGAAGAATTTGCTGTGTCCCTCTAAAGCGTGCCAATGAGATCATCGGCGCTACAACTGAAGAGCTGGTGATGAAAGCCAGGCAAAGCTAGCAATCTTATTTGAATAATGTAACCGCATTGTAAATTCTTGCCTGACGGCACTGTAACGTTTATGGTACTCCAGAAAGTCCTAACACTGAACCCTTGCATATCAGGTGGTAAATACATTCTGGCCATCTCCACAGTAGTTCCCCAGTGAAAGCTACAAGAAATGTGGTTgtaatatgttttttttttgtattgtGGAACGTCTGAGGGTGTTGTAAGCATGTAGCATTCTTTTGATAACAAACGTGGTACTGTGGCAGGATGTTCAAGAACcagtaaagaaaaaaaaagttaataATTGTCCTGTTAACGCATACAAGGGCTTGCATGTTGCAGAAGTAATGTTGTGAACCATGTATTCTTTCGTCAGAAACCTTCCCTAACGCTGAGATCTGTTTACTGGCATTGGCAGCTTGATTGTTCCTTGCTTTTGCTCGTGTTGCTGGTTTCTTCAGCTCCTTGAAAAGTAAGGATGCGTGTAATAAAACCCTGTATTAAACTTGCTCTCTTCTTAAGTGATATGCAGTGCTCCtgcaaactttttttttaaacaaaaaacTTGATGCTGTGGTGTAAGCAGACCGCCGCATCATACTGAGTTTTAATGAGTTGGTTGGTTCTACTGTTTCTTCGATATCCGATTATTTCCAGGAATGAGAAAGGGACAGGAAAAGGTAGCGGAAAatccttctttttttttgaacggTAAGGTAGCCATAAATCCTGGACGGTAGGTGTCCAACTCCAATACCATTATCCATTGTTGCTTTTGTCTCTTTGAAGCAACGTATAGTGCAGCAGCAGAAAGCCAGCAGCGGGGTTGGAGCAGGAGCACTCAGCAGCGAGCGCAGCACCAGCGAGATAATGAGCAGCAGCAGCCTGACCTCCGGCATCTCTGCCTCACCATCGGCAGCGGCCAGCACTGCTCGCCACCGCCATGACGGAGCGCCGCAGCAGCTGAGGGTGAAGGCGGCGGTGCGGccacagcagcagctgctgcacgGTGGCCGCCGGCATACAAGGGGCAGCGCGGTGGTGGTGAGGGCCGGGCCTGGGCCGCTGTCGGAGATCGAGCCGGACCTGGAGGAGGACGCCATCGACGTGTATCGCACCAACGGCATCGCCCCAGTCCGTCCCccattgcttcttcttcttcttcttctcaatttTGTCATTGCCTGACGCGCTTAGAACACGCGGGAAAGCTGCGAATCTTGACGTAGGTTGTGCCACAAACTCTGAAGAACGGATGACGTTTAGTTCGTTCATGGATAACACTAGAGAGAAACTGTGTTGCAGGAGGACTTCGTGTTCGGAAAGTACGATGGACACCACACCTATTTCGAAACCCAAGGTATTATTATATCCAAAAAAAACTTCATTGTCATGATATCCAGCGATGCAAAAAGAAGGAGAAATAATAGTCCACTGATTGTTTTGTGATGTGGTGAAACAAAACCTGCAAACAATGCAATACCCCCTTTTCTTCTGAAGACAAGAAGGGCTTCTGggaggatgtctccgagtggtaCCAAGAAGCTGAGCCTCCTCAGGGCTTTCAAGGTACTACTACTGATGTCTGGCTCTTCAGATCTTTCTGCTTCAGTGAAATAAAATATTGCTTTGCTCATTTGTTGCATCAATGGCAATCTCTTGCAGCACTCATCTCCTGGGCATTTCCTCCTGCAATCATCCTTGGCATGGCTTTCAATGTGCCGGTATggattgtttcatgtgaaattcctgcgttccaagcATTTTCGCAAAACTTGTCACCCTACTTTCATGTATGTATCTACTGATTGGATTGGAGATGCGTCTGCTTCTGTCACCAGGGGGAGTACCTATACATCGGGGCAGCTGTCTTCATCGTTGTGTTCTGCATCTTCGAGATGCGCAAGCCTGACAAGCCGCACAACTTTGAGCCGGAGATCTACATGATGGAGAGGTCGGCTCGCGACAAGCTCATCGCCGACTACAACTCCATGGACATCTGGGACTTCAACGAGAAGTACGGCGAGCTCTGGGACTTCACCGTTAACCCCATGGATGACATCGTCAAATC
Coding sequences within:
- the LOC136453967 gene encoding uncharacterized protein isoform X1 codes for the protein MAEANAGKGKKEVVRLERESVIPIMKPKLIMKLAYLIEHQSDKEEFLKLCKRVEYTIRAWYHLQFDDMMELFALFDPVHGAKKLQQQNFSSEEIDMLEQNFLSYFFRVMEKSNFNIVNDDEVELAHSGQYLLNLPIKVDESKLDNKLLSKYFKEHHHENLPDFSDKYVIFRRGIGLDCTSNFFFMEKVDMIIARAWRRFLEKTRLQKLFSRKKNSKPKKDSKKNDDLANEIEDKELYVERIRLETMDLSFRNLFGMVTIQEPTFEEVIVLYRRKSPKGQDDRAIHVKHFKNIPMADMELVLPEKKNPSLTPMDWVQFIVSVVIGLVTLVSSLEMPKADFWVVIAILSALAGYCAKIYFSFQQNMATYQNLITQSMYDKQLDSGKGTLLHLCDDVIQQEVKEVIIAYYILMENGKATSDDLDLQCEELIQEEFGLQCNFEVMDAVQKLERLGIITRDSIGRICCVPLKRANEIIGATTEELVMKARQS
- the LOC136453967 gene encoding uncharacterized protein isoform X2, whose protein sequence is MAEANAGKGKKEVVRLERESVIPIMKPKLIMKLAYLIEHQSDKEEFLKLCKRVEYTIRAWYHLQFDDMMELFALFDPVHGAKKLQQQNFSSEEIDMLEQNFLSYFFRVMEKSNFNIVNDDEVELAHSGQYLLNLPIKVDESKLDNKLLSKYFKEHHHENLPDFSDKYVIFRRGIGLDCTSNFFFMEKVDMIIARAWRRFLEKTRLQKLFSRKKNSKPKKDSKKNDDLANEIEDKELYVERIRLETMDLSFRNLFGMVTIQEPTFEEVIVLYRRKSPKGQDDRAIHVKHFKNIPMADMELVLPEKKNPSLTPMDWVQFIVSVVIGLVTLVSSLEMPKADFWVVIAILSALAGYCAKIYFSFQQNMATYQNLITQSMYDKQLDSGKGTLLHLCDDVIQQEVKEVIIAYYILMENGKATSDDLDLQCEELIQEEFGLQCNFEVMDAVQKLERLGIITRYVLHPILLEEFAVSL
- the LOC136453970 gene encoding photosynthetic NDH subunit of subcomplex B 5, chloroplastic-like is translated as MSSSSLTSGISASPSAAASTARHRHDGAPQQLRVKAAVRPQQQLLHGGRRHTRGSAVVVRAGPGPLSEIEPDLEEDAIDVYRTNGIAPEDFVFGKYDGHHTYFETQDKKGFWEDVSEWYQEAEPPQGFQALISWAFPPAIILGMAFNVPGEYLYIGAAVFIVVFCIFEMRKPDKPHNFEPEIYMMERSARDKLIADYNSMDIWDFNEKYGELWDFTVNPMDDIVKST
- the LOC136453967 gene encoding uncharacterized protein isoform X3, producing the protein MAEANAGKGKKEVVRLERESVIPIMKPKLIMKLAYLIEHQSDKEEFLKLCKRVEYTIRAWYHLQFDDMMELFALFDPVHGAKKLQQQNFSSEEIDMLEQNFLSYFFRVMEKSNFNIVNDDEVELAHSGQYLLNLPIKVDESKLDNKLLSKYFKEHHHENLPDFSDKYVIFRRGIGLDCTSNFFFMEKVDMIIARAWRRFLEKTRLQKLFSRKKNSKPKKDSKKNDDLANEIEDKELYVERIRLETMDLSFRNLFGMVTIQEPTFEEVIVLYRRKSPKGQDDRAIHVKHFKNIPMADMELVLPEKKNPSLTPMDWVQFIVSVVIGLVTLVSSLEMPKADFWVVIAILSALAGYCAKIYFSFQQNMATYQNLITQSMYDKQLDSGKGTLLHLCDDVIQQEVKEVIIAYYILMENGKATSDDLDLQCEELIQEEFGLQCNFEVMDAVQKLERLGIITRNLLCPSKACQ
- the LOC136453967 gene encoding uncharacterized protein isoform X4 translates to MAEANAGKGKKEVVRLERESVIPIMKPKLIMKLAYLIEHQSDKEEFLKLCKRVEYTIRAWYHLQFDDMMELFALFDPVHGAKKLQQQNFSSEEIDMLEQNFLSYFFRVMEKSNFNIVNDDEVELAHSGQYLLNLPIKVDESKLDNKLLSKYFKEHHHENLPDFSDKYVIFRRGIGLDCTSNFFFMEKVDMIIARAWRRFLEKTRLQKLFSRKKNSKPKKDSKKNDDLANEIEDKELYVERIRLETMDLSFRNLFGMVTIQEPTFEEVIVLYRRKSPKGQDDRAIHVKHFKNIPMADMELVLPEKKNPSLTPMDWVQFIVSVVIGLVTLVSSLEMPKADFWVVIAILSALAGYCAKIYFSFQQNMATYQNLITQSMYDKQLDSGKGTLLHLCDDVIQQEVKEVIIAYYILMENGKATSDDLDLQCEELIQEEFGLQCNFEVMDAVQKLERLGIITRVVNTFWPSPQ